The Candidatus Bipolaricaulota bacterium DNA window GCGCCGAGCGGGTCACCTTCTTCGGATCGATGATCCCGGCCTCGAACATGTCGCGGAACTCGCCGGTGAGGACATCGAACCCAACTCCGGGCTTCTGCTCCTTCACCTTCTCCACGATGATCGCGCCCTCGTACCCGGCGTTGTCCGCCAGCTGGCGCAGCGGGGCCTCGATCGCCTTGCGCAGGATGTTCACCCCGACCTGCTCGTCGCCCTCGAGCTTGAGATCATCGAGCGCCTTGGCCGCGTTGATCAGGGCCGTCCCACCACCGGGGAGGATTCCTTCGTCGACCGCGGCCTTGGTCGCCTCGAGCGCGTCCTCCATTCGGTGCTTCTTCTCGGAGAGCTCGGTCTCGGTCGGCGCTCCGACCTTGATCACCGCCACTCCGCCGGCGAGCTTAGCCTTCCGCTCCTCCAGCTTCTCGCGGTCGTAGTCGGAGTCCGTCGTCTCGATCTGGGCCTCGATCTGCTCGATCCGGCCCTTGATCGCCTCCGGCTTCCCCTTCCCGCCGATGATCGTGGTGTTGTCGTGATCGACCTTTACCCGCTCGGCGCGGCCAAGCATGTCCAGGGTGGTATCCTTGACCTGCATCCCGGCGTCTTCAGCAACGACGGTACCGCCGGTGAGGATCGCGATGTCCTCAAGCATCGCCTTGCGCCGGTCGCCGAATCCCGGCGCCTTCACCGCACAGCTGGTGAGGGTCCCCTTCAGCTTGTTCAGCACGAGGGTGGTCAGCGCCTCACCGGTCACGTCCTTGGCGATCACCAGGAGGGGCTTTCCGGTCTGGGCGACCTTCTCCAACAGCGGCACGAGATCCATCGCGTTCTTCAGCTCGCGGTCGGTGATCAGGATGTACGGATCCTCGAGTGACACCTCCA harbors:
- the groL gene encoding chaperonin GroEL (60 kDa chaperone family; promotes refolding of misfolded polypeptides especially under stressful conditions; forms two stacked rings of heptamers to form a barrel-shaped 14mer; ends can be capped by GroES; misfolded proteins enter the barrel where they are refolded when GroES binds), which codes for MAKEVIFGEEARRKMKAGIDKLADAVRITLGPRGRNVIIDKKFGSPDITNDGVTIAQEQEYKDEFENMGAQLVKEVASKTNDIAGDGTTTATILAHAMIEEGFKNVAAGANPMELKRGLEKGAAVIVEELGKQSRALKTKEETAQVATISANDESIGKIIADAMEAVGEDGVITVEDSDTIDTYYEVVEGMQFDREYISPYFVTDPKKMEVSLEDPYILITDRELKNAMDLVPLLEKVAQTGKPLLVIAKDVTGEALTTLVLNKLKGTLTSCAVKAPGFGDRRKAMLEDIAILTGGTVVAEDAGMQVKDTTLDMLGRAERVKVDHDNTTIIGGKGKPEAIKGRIEQIEAQIETTDSDYDREKLEERKAKLAGGVAVIKVGAPTETELSEKKHRMEDALEATKAAVDEGILPGGGTALINAAKALDDLKLEGDEQVGVNILRKAIEAPLRQLADNAGYEGAIIVEKVKEQKPGVGFDVLTGEFRDMFEAGIIDPKKVTRSALQNAVSIAGMLLTTDALVAEIKEKEETPPAPQPPMY